The Streptomyces tendae genome has a window encoding:
- a CDS encoding heavy metal translocating P-type ATPase yields the protein MTVRPTAAPAEVELSIGGMTCASCAARIERKLNRMKGVTATVNYATEKARVSYDDGVTVPDLIATVEATGYTAREPAPPEEPPADGPDELRPLRERLITAVVLSVPVIAMAMVPALQFEYWQWLSLTLAAPVVTYAAWPFHRAALTNARHGAATMDTLISVGTSAAFLWSLCALFLGTAGTPGMTHPFEFTVARSDGTGNLYLEAAAGVTAFILAGRYFEARAKRRAGAALRALLELGAKDVTVLLQDGREETRPVTALAVGDRFLVRPGEKIATDGTVVEGSSAVDASMLTGESVPVEVTSGDQVTGATVNAGGRLVVEATRVGADTQLARMARLVEDAQNGKASAQRLADRISAVFVPVVIALALATLGFWIGNGAGATAAFTAAVAVLIIACPCALGLATPTALMVGTGRGAQLGILIKGPEVLESTRRVDTVVLDKTGTVTTGRMSLLAVHPAEGTDATDVLRLAGAVEHPSEHPIARAVADAAREKLGTLPVPEDFAAVPGLGAQGVVEGHAVLIGRPRLMADWSLTVPGSLRRALDRAEAAGRTAVLAAWDGEVRAVLEIADTVKETSPEAVRRLRALGLRPVLLTGDNEAVARSVAHEVGIAPDDVFAEVLPQDKVDVVKRLQSEGRSVAMVGDGVNDAAALAQADLGLAMGTGTDAAIEAGDLTLVRGDLRAAADAVRLARRTLGTIRSNLFWAFAYNVAALPLAAAGLLNPMIAGAAMAFSSVFVVGNSLRLRTFRAA from the coding sequence ATGACCGTCCGCCCGACCGCCGCCCCCGCCGAGGTGGAACTCTCCATCGGGGGCATGACCTGCGCCTCGTGTGCCGCGCGGATCGAGAGGAAGCTCAACCGGATGAAGGGCGTCACCGCCACGGTCAACTACGCCACCGAGAAGGCCCGGGTCTCCTACGACGACGGGGTGACCGTCCCCGACCTGATCGCCACGGTCGAGGCCACCGGGTACACCGCCCGCGAACCCGCGCCTCCCGAGGAGCCGCCCGCCGACGGACCGGACGAACTCCGGCCGCTGCGCGAGCGGCTGATCACGGCCGTCGTGCTGTCGGTGCCCGTGATCGCGATGGCGATGGTCCCGGCCCTGCAGTTCGAGTACTGGCAGTGGCTGTCGCTGACGCTCGCGGCGCCGGTCGTGACGTATGCCGCCTGGCCGTTCCACCGGGCCGCCCTCACCAACGCCCGCCACGGCGCGGCCACCATGGACACGCTGATCTCGGTCGGCACGTCGGCCGCGTTCCTGTGGTCGCTGTGTGCCCTCTTCCTCGGCACCGCCGGCACGCCGGGCATGACGCATCCCTTCGAGTTCACCGTGGCCCGCTCGGACGGCACCGGGAATCTCTACCTGGAGGCGGCGGCGGGCGTCACGGCGTTCATCCTGGCCGGCCGCTACTTCGAGGCGCGCGCCAAGCGCAGGGCCGGAGCCGCCCTGCGCGCACTGCTGGAACTGGGCGCGAAGGACGTCACCGTCCTCCTCCAGGACGGCCGGGAGGAGACCCGTCCCGTCACCGCGCTGGCGGTCGGCGACCGCTTCCTGGTCCGCCCGGGCGAGAAGATCGCGACCGACGGCACCGTCGTCGAGGGGTCCTCCGCGGTGGACGCGTCGATGCTCACCGGGGAGTCCGTGCCCGTCGAAGTCACGAGCGGCGACCAGGTCACGGGCGCCACGGTCAACGCGGGCGGCCGTCTCGTCGTGGAGGCCACGCGGGTCGGCGCGGACACGCAGCTCGCCCGCATGGCGCGGCTGGTCGAGGACGCGCAGAACGGCAAGGCGTCCGCCCAGCGGCTCGCCGACCGGATCTCCGCGGTCTTCGTCCCCGTGGTCATCGCGCTCGCCCTGGCCACGCTGGGCTTCTGGATCGGCAACGGCGCCGGTGCGACGGCCGCGTTCACCGCCGCCGTGGCCGTCCTGATCATCGCCTGCCCCTGCGCGCTCGGCCTCGCCACGCCGACCGCGCTGATGGTCGGCACCGGACGCGGCGCCCAGCTCGGCATCCTCATCAAGGGGCCGGAGGTGCTGGAGTCCACCCGCCGGGTCGACACGGTGGTCCTCGACAAGACCGGCACCGTGACCACGGGCCGTATGAGCCTCCTGGCCGTCCACCCCGCCGAGGGCACCGACGCGACGGACGTCCTGCGGCTCGCGGGCGCGGTCGAGCACCCCTCGGAACACCCGATCGCCCGCGCCGTCGCCGACGCCGCACGGGAGAAGCTGGGCACCCTGCCCGTCCCGGAGGACTTCGCCGCCGTCCCCGGACTGGGCGCCCAGGGCGTCGTCGAGGGCCACGCGGTCCTGATCGGCCGCCCCCGGCTCATGGCCGACTGGTCCCTGACCGTCCCCGGAAGCCTGCGCCGCGCCCTCGACCGGGCGGAGGCGGCCGGCCGCACCGCCGTCCTGGCCGCCTGGGACGGCGAGGTCCGCGCCGTGCTGGAGATCGCCGACACCGTCAAGGAGACAAGCCCCGAGGCGGTGCGACGCCTGCGCGCCCTCGGACTGCGCCCGGTCCTCCTGACGGGCGACAACGAGGCGGTGGCCCGGTCCGTGGCCCACGAGGTGGGCATCGCACCCGACGACGTGTTCGCGGAGGTGCTGCCCCAGGACAAGGTGGACGTCGTCAAGCGCCTTCAGTCCGAAGGGCGTTCGGTCGCCATGGTCGGCGACGGCGTCAACGACGCGGCGGCCCTCGCCCAGGCCGACCTGGGGCTGGCGATGGGCACCGGCACGGACGCGGCGATCGAGGCCGGCGACCTCACCCTGGTCCGGGGCGACCTGCGGGCCGCGGCGGACGCCGTCCGGCTCGCCCGCCGCACCCTCGGCACCATCCGCTCCAACCTGTTCTGGGCGTTCGCCTACAACGTCGCCGCGCTGCCGCTCGCGGCGGCCGGGCTGCTCAACCCCATGATCGCGGGCGCGGCCATGGCGTTCTCCTCGGTGTTCGTGGTGGGCAACTCGCTGCGGCTGCGGACGTTCCGGGCGGCCTGA
- a CDS encoding phosphatase PAP2 family protein, giving the protein MSEPPTDRNVTRPVPPADGLRRVAAAVLSDLRAVDGALYAAVAATPTPTLDRALRRLSHAADHSKISFAIAGALALAGSRPRRAALAGVGAVAVASASANLLGKRLVRRDRPDREAARVTVDRHVPMPMSASFPSGHTASAVAFATAVGTVLPAASVPLGALAGAVGYSRVHTGVHYPGDVAAGAVLGVASAATALAVASSRFPASFPRGPRRG; this is encoded by the coding sequence ATGAGCGAGCCGCCCACCGACCGGAACGTCACGAGACCCGTACCGCCCGCCGACGGCCTGCGCAGGGTCGCCGCCGCGGTGCTGAGCGACCTCAGAGCGGTGGACGGCGCCCTGTACGCGGCGGTCGCCGCCACTCCGACGCCGACCCTCGACCGTGCGTTGCGCCGGCTCTCCCACGCGGCCGACCACTCCAAGATCTCGTTCGCCATCGCCGGCGCGCTGGCCCTCGCGGGCTCCCGCCCACGCCGTGCGGCGCTCGCCGGCGTCGGGGCCGTGGCGGTGGCCTCGGCGTCGGCGAACCTGCTGGGCAAGCGGCTGGTGCGCCGTGACCGTCCGGACCGGGAGGCGGCCCGGGTGACGGTGGACCGGCATGTACCCATGCCCATGTCGGCGTCGTTCCCCTCCGGGCACACGGCGTCCGCGGTCGCCTTCGCGACGGCGGTGGGGACGGTGCTGCCGGCCGCGTCGGTGCCGCTGGGGGCGTTGGCGGGGGCAGTGGGGTACTCCCGCGTCCATACGGGGGTGCACTATCCGGGGGACGTGGCGGCGGGCGCGGTCCTGGGCGTCGCGAGCGCGGCGACGGCACTGGCGGTGGCGTCATCCCGCTTCCCGGCGTCGTTCCCACGGGGACCGCGGCGCGGCTGA
- a CDS encoding response regulator codes for MRDGEGAADTIAVLVVDDDFRVARVHRAYVERVDGFRVVGVAGSGEQAVAAVDELRPGLVLLDLYLPDVFGLDVIPRLRAAGHDCDVMVISAAREAEAVRGAVRHGVVDYLLKPFDFTDLRGRLERYAVQRGRMRDTVVRGQADVDRVLAGTATMPVSPVLPKGMSAETAGLIERTLREADGSLSASECAELTGVSRVSARRYLEYFHSVGVAEVSLRYGATGRPERRYRWVVPRARAAGVQAASSRVRGGA; via the coding sequence ATGCGGGACGGGGAGGGGGCGGCCGACACCATCGCGGTGCTCGTGGTCGACGACGATTTCAGGGTGGCGCGGGTGCACCGGGCGTACGTCGAACGGGTCGACGGGTTCCGGGTGGTGGGCGTCGCCGGCAGCGGAGAGCAGGCCGTCGCCGCGGTGGACGAACTCCGTCCCGGTCTGGTGCTGCTCGATCTGTATCTGCCCGACGTGTTCGGTCTCGACGTCATCCCCCGGCTGCGCGCCGCCGGACACGACTGCGACGTCATGGTCATCAGCGCCGCCCGGGAGGCGGAGGCGGTGCGCGGCGCGGTGCGGCACGGCGTCGTCGACTACCTGTTGAAGCCCTTCGACTTCACGGACCTGCGGGGACGTCTGGAGCGGTACGCCGTCCAGCGCGGGCGGATGCGGGACACGGTGGTACGGGGGCAGGCGGACGTCGACCGGGTGCTGGCGGGGACGGCGACGATGCCCGTCTCGCCGGTGCTGCCCAAGGGGATGAGCGCGGAGACCGCCGGGCTGATCGAGCGGACGCTGCGGGAGGCGGACGGGAGTCTGTCGGCGAGTGAGTGCGCGGAGCTGACCGGGGTGTCGCGCGTGAGCGCCCGTCGCTATCTGGAGTACTTCCACTCGGTGGGGGTGGCGGAGGTGTCGCTGCGGTACGGGGCCACGGGGCGGCCTGAGCGGCGGTACCGGTGGGTGGTGCCCAGGGCTCGGGCCGCAGGGGTGCAGGCGGCGTCGTCTCGGGTGCGGGGCGGAGCCTAG
- a CDS encoding Bug family tripartite tricarboxylate transporter substrate binding protein: MRLRTPLALLGAALLVLVGPPLLTTGSGTDSGTHIPGLRLMVPNTPGGGYDITARTAAKNAEDAGLTRSVEVFNLPGAGGTVGLTRLVGERGNGKLAMSMGLGVVGAVRSNDAPRTLADTTPIARLTEEQDVVVVAKDSPYRTVDGLIRAWKENPGRLPVGGGSSPGGPDHLAPMLMAQAAGIPPKNVNYIPFDGGGELLASILGNKVAFGVSGVGEYRDQIEAGELRLLAVTGPERVPGLDAPTLKESGYDVEFTNWRGVVAPPGLTDAERGRLVRLLEELHDSKEWQESMERNGWDDAFLTGDEFGAFLAAEDERVVSVLKELGL; encoded by the coding sequence GTGCGCCTGCGCACACCCCTGGCCCTGCTCGGAGCCGCCCTGCTCGTCCTCGTGGGCCCCCCGCTGCTCACGACCGGCAGCGGCACCGACAGCGGCACCCACATCCCGGGCCTGCGCCTCATGGTCCCCAACACGCCGGGCGGCGGATACGACATCACCGCGCGTACGGCCGCGAAGAACGCCGAGGACGCCGGACTCACCCGTTCCGTCGAGGTGTTCAACCTGCCCGGGGCCGGCGGCACGGTCGGCCTGACCCGCCTGGTCGGCGAGCGCGGCAACGGCAAGCTGGCGATGTCGATGGGGCTCGGCGTGGTCGGCGCCGTCCGCTCCAACGACGCGCCCCGCACCCTCGCGGACACCACGCCCATCGCCCGGCTCACCGAGGAGCAGGACGTGGTGGTGGTCGCCAAGGACTCCCCGTACCGGACCGTCGACGGCCTGATCCGGGCCTGGAAGGAGAACCCCGGCCGGCTGCCGGTGGGCGGCGGCTCCTCCCCCGGCGGCCCCGACCACCTGGCGCCGATGCTGATGGCGCAGGCGGCGGGGATCCCGCCCAAGAACGTGAACTACATCCCCTTCGACGGGGGAGGCGAACTGCTCGCCTCGATCCTCGGCAACAAGGTGGCCTTCGGCGTCTCCGGGGTCGGCGAGTACCGCGACCAGATCGAGGCCGGCGAACTGCGCCTGCTCGCGGTGACCGGACCCGAGCGCGTACCGGGCCTCGACGCGCCCACCCTCAAGGAGTCCGGTTACGACGTGGAGTTCACGAACTGGCGGGGCGTCGTCGCCCCGCCGGGCCTCACCGACGCCGAACGCGGCAGGCTCGTCCGGCTGCTGGAGGAGCTGCACGACTCGAAGGAGTGGCAGGAGTCGATGGAGCGCAACGGCTGGGACGACGCGTTCCTGACCGGCGACGAGTTCGGCGCGTTCCTCGCCGCCGAGGACGAGCGCGTGGTCTCGGTACTGAAGGAGCTCGGCCTGTGA
- a CDS encoding tripartite tricarboxylate transporter TctB family protein: MTKPTASPPPSTPGTPDAPHTFRSWLHDRSELGVSVLLLALGVLVLTDALTMDVDITQRGPVGPRTVPVVVGIGLLIVATLLAIDVLRGGRGQAEAGEDIDLTEPADWRTVLLLSGVFLGSAVLIEPLGFPAAGALLFWGAAFALGSRRADRDPLIAAVLSLFTYALFDKLLGVPLPGGPLMGVL; the protein is encoded by the coding sequence GTGACGAAACCCACCGCATCCCCGCCCCCCTCGACCCCCGGCACCCCCGACGCCCCCCACACGTTCCGCTCCTGGCTCCACGACCGCTCCGAACTGGGCGTCAGCGTCCTCCTCCTGGCCCTCGGCGTCCTCGTCCTCACCGACGCCCTCACCATGGACGTCGACATCACCCAGCGCGGCCCCGTGGGACCGAGGACCGTGCCCGTCGTCGTCGGCATCGGACTGCTCATCGTCGCCACCCTCCTCGCCATCGACGTGCTGCGCGGCGGCCGGGGCCAGGCGGAGGCCGGTGAGGACATCGACCTGACCGAACCCGCCGACTGGCGCACCGTGCTGCTGCTCTCCGGGGTGTTCCTCGGCTCCGCCGTCCTCATCGAGCCGCTCGGTTTCCCCGCCGCGGGCGCCCTGCTCTTCTGGGGCGCCGCCTTCGCGCTGGGCAGCCGCAGAGCGGACCGCGACCCGCTGATCGCGGCGGTGCTCTCGCTGTTCACCTACGCCCTGTTCGACAAGCTGCTCGGAGTGCCGCTGCCCGGCGGTCCGCTGATGGGAGTGCTGTGA
- a CDS encoding tripartite tricarboxylate transporter permease has product MNALNSLLDGFGTALTPLNLLWAAVGVLLGTAIGVLPGIGPAMAVALLLPVTYGLEPTGAFIMFAGIYYGAMFGGSTTSILLNTPGESAAVVAAMEGNPMAKSGRGAQALAAAAIGHFAGGMVGTVLLVALAPTVADLAVDIGAPDYFAIMVLAFIAVTSVLGSSRIRGLASLLIGLTIGLVGLDQMTGQQRLTFGSLQLADGVDVVIVAVGLFAIGEALWVAAHLRRRPPDPIPVGRPWLGRADLRRTWKSWARGPFIGFPFGAIPAGGAEIPTFLSYVTEKRLSKHKDEWGKGAIEGVAGPESAASASAAGTLVSMLTLGLPTTAVAAVMLAAFQQYGIQPGPLLFEREPDLVWGLIASLFVGMVLLLALNLPLAPVWAKLLRVPRPYLYAGIMFFAAVGAYAVGGEVIDLVLLLVIGLIGFGMRRYGLPVLPAVIGVILGPAAEQQLRRALQISDGSVGGLVDTPFSVTVYAVVALLLAWPLIRTMLPRRRTPAPDRSA; this is encoded by the coding sequence GTGAATGCCCTCAACTCCCTCCTGGACGGCTTCGGTACGGCCCTCACCCCGCTCAATCTGCTCTGGGCGGCGGTCGGCGTGCTGCTCGGCACGGCCATCGGCGTCCTGCCCGGCATCGGCCCGGCGATGGCGGTGGCCCTGCTGCTGCCGGTGACGTACGGACTGGAGCCGACCGGCGCGTTCATCATGTTCGCCGGCATCTACTACGGCGCGATGTTCGGCGGGTCGACGACCTCGATCCTGCTGAACACGCCCGGCGAGAGCGCGGCCGTCGTCGCGGCCATGGAGGGCAACCCGATGGCGAAGTCGGGGCGCGGCGCGCAGGCCCTCGCGGCCGCCGCCATCGGCCACTTCGCGGGCGGCATGGTGGGGACGGTCCTGCTGGTGGCGCTGGCGCCGACGGTCGCCGACCTGGCGGTGGACATCGGCGCCCCGGACTATTTCGCCATCATGGTGCTCGCGTTCATCGCCGTGACCTCGGTCCTCGGTTCGTCGCGGATCCGGGGTCTGGCCTCGCTGCTGATCGGTCTGACGATCGGCCTGGTGGGCCTGGACCAGATGACCGGACAACAGCGGCTGACCTTCGGTTCGCTGCAACTCGCCGACGGCGTGGACGTGGTGATCGTCGCGGTGGGTCTGTTCGCGATCGGTGAGGCCCTGTGGGTGGCGGCCCATCTGCGGCGCCGGCCGCCGGACCCGATCCCGGTGGGCCGGCCGTGGCTGGGCCGCGCGGATCTGCGGCGCACCTGGAAGTCCTGGGCGCGCGGCCCGTTCATCGGTTTCCCGTTCGGCGCGATCCCGGCGGGCGGCGCGGAGATCCCGACCTTCCTGTCGTACGTGACGGAGAAGCGGCTGTCGAAGCACAAGGACGAGTGGGGCAAGGGCGCGATCGAAGGGGTGGCGGGCCCCGAGTCGGCGGCGTCCGCCTCGGCGGCGGGCACGCTGGTGTCGATGCTGACGCTGGGCCTGCCGACCACGGCGGTGGCGGCGGTCATGCTGGCCGCGTTCCAGCAGTACGGCATCCAGCCGGGCCCGCTGCTGTTCGAACGCGAACCCGACCTGGTGTGGGGCCTGATCGCCTCGCTGTTCGTCGGCATGGTGCTGCTGCTGGCGCTGAACCTGCCGCTCGCCCCGGTGTGGGCGAAACTGCTGCGCGTCCCGCGGCCGTACCTGTACGCCGGGATCATGTTCTTCGCAGCGGTGGGCGCGTACGCCGTCGGCGGTGAGGTGATCGACCTGGTGCTGCTGCTGGTCATCGGGCTGATCGGGTTCGGCATGCGGCGCTACGGCCTGCCGGTGCTGCCCGCCGTCATCGGTGTCATCCTCGGTCCGGCCGCCGAGCAGCAGCTCCGCCGCGCACTGCAGATCAGCGACGGAAGCGTCGGCGGTCTGGTCGACACGCCGTTCTCGGTGACGGTGTACGCCGTCGTGGCGCTCCTGCTCGCCTGGCCGCTGATCCGCACGATGCTGCCCCGCCGCCGCACACCGGCACCTGACCGGAGCGCCTGA
- a CDS encoding class F sortase — protein sequence MPASPPTPDRTDPASPTRRRLRAVMTAVFWGGAGLLLATTLMGGGEDPPDDAHGPHASRAVATAPSAETSTGPAESGPAPTQSPAKQLPRSRPTRLQIPSIGVDAPFTALAINSKGQLEPPPAHNTNLVGWYAKGVSPGELGTAIVAGHVDTTTSAAVFARLGELEKGDRFRVQRADGTSATFVVDETESFAKDDFPDERVYADTPDAQVRLITCAGDYDRTAKDYTENLVVFAHLV from the coding sequence ATGCCGGCCAGTCCCCCCACTCCCGACCGTACCGACCCGGCGTCGCCGACGAGGCGAAGACTGCGCGCCGTCATGACCGCGGTCTTCTGGGGCGGCGCCGGCCTGCTGCTGGCCACCACGCTGATGGGCGGCGGCGAGGACCCACCCGACGACGCCCACGGACCGCACGCCTCCCGCGCGGTCGCGACGGCACCGTCCGCCGAGACCTCCACCGGGCCGGCCGAGAGCGGTCCCGCTCCCACGCAGTCGCCCGCGAAACAGCTGCCGCGGTCCAGGCCGACCAGGCTGCAGATCCCGTCCATCGGCGTCGACGCCCCCTTCACCGCCCTGGCGATCAACAGCAAGGGGCAGCTCGAACCGCCGCCGGCCCACAACACCAACCTCGTCGGCTGGTACGCCAAGGGCGTCTCGCCGGGTGAGCTCGGCACGGCGATCGTCGCCGGGCACGTGGACACCACCACCTCAGCCGCCGTCTTCGCGCGCCTCGGCGAACTGGAGAAGGGCGACCGCTTCCGCGTGCAGCGCGCCGACGGCACCAGTGCCACCTTCGTCGTCGACGAGACGGAGTCCTTCGCCAAGGACGACTTCCCAGACGAGCGCGTGTACGCCGACACCCCCGACGCGCAGGTACGGCTCATCACCTGCGCCGGCGACTACGACCGCACCGCCAAGGACTACACCGAGAACCTGGTGGTCTTCGCCCACCTCGTCTGA
- a CDS encoding MFS transporter — MPGTDLVRLRLALTAFFALDGFVFAGWVVRIPAIKEQTGASASALGLALLGVSAGAVITMTLTGRLCRRYGSHLVTVVCAVLLSVSVALPPLTHSAPALGAVLLVFGAAYGGINVAFNSAAVDLVAVLRRPIMPSFHAAFSLGGMVGAGLGALVAGSLSPTPHLTGLAVIALLVTAVAGRALMRCEPLTPADGGRPAEGAAPRRDRRTRALVVVFGLIALCTAYGEGALADWGALHLEQDLDASPGAAAVGYLCFALAMTVGRLSGTTLLERLGRTRTILAGGSTAAAGMLLGALAPSLWAALLGYAVTGLGLANLFPVAVERAGALAGPSGVATASTLGYSGMLLGPPAIGFMADWFSLPAALTSVAALAAVATTIGFVTRRVNTD; from the coding sequence GTGCCGGGTACCGACCTCGTCCGACTCCGACTCGCCCTGACCGCCTTCTTCGCCCTGGACGGCTTCGTCTTCGCCGGCTGGGTGGTGCGCATCCCCGCCATCAAGGAGCAGACCGGGGCGTCCGCGAGCGCTCTGGGCCTCGCCCTGCTGGGGGTGTCCGCCGGGGCCGTGATCACCATGACGCTGACCGGCCGGCTGTGCCGCCGGTACGGCAGTCATCTGGTCACCGTGGTCTGCGCGGTGCTGCTCAGCGTCAGCGTCGCCCTGCCGCCGCTCACCCACTCCGCGCCCGCGCTCGGCGCCGTCCTGCTGGTGTTCGGCGCGGCCTACGGCGGCATCAACGTCGCCTTCAACAGCGCGGCCGTCGATCTGGTGGCCGTCCTGCGGCGCCCCATCATGCCCAGCTTCCACGCCGCGTTCAGCCTGGGCGGCATGGTCGGCGCGGGGCTGGGCGCCCTGGTCGCCGGCTCCCTCTCCCCCACCCCGCACCTCACGGGGCTCGCCGTGATCGCCCTGCTGGTGACGGCGGTGGCGGGGCGGGCGCTGATGCGGTGCGAACCGCTGACCCCGGCCGACGGGGGACGGCCCGCGGAGGGCGCCGCGCCCCGGCGGGACCGCCGCACCCGGGCCCTGGTCGTCGTCTTCGGCCTCATCGCGCTCTGCACCGCCTACGGGGAGGGGGCGCTGGCCGACTGGGGAGCGCTCCATCTCGAACAGGACCTCGACGCCTCGCCGGGCGCGGCGGCCGTCGGCTATCTGTGCTTCGCGCTCGCCATGACCGTCGGGCGGCTGAGCGGCACCACGCTGCTGGAACGGCTGGGCCGGACCCGCACCATCCTCGCGGGTGGCTCCACGGCGGCGGCCGGCATGCTGCTCGGCGCGCTGGCGCCGTCCCTGTGGGCGGCCCTGCTGGGCTACGCGGTCACCGGTCTCGGTCTGGCCAACCTCTTCCCCGTGGCGGTCGAGCGGGCCGGCGCGCTGGCCGGCCCCAGCGGGGTGGCGACCGCCTCCACACTGGGCTACAGCGGGATGCTGCTCGGCCCGCCCGCCATCGGTTTCATGGCGGACTGGTTCAGCCTCCCGGCGGCCCTCACCAGCGTGGCGGCGCTGGCGGCGGTG